In Erythrolamprus reginae isolate rEryReg1 chromosome 10, rEryReg1.hap1, whole genome shotgun sequence, one DNA window encodes the following:
- the ZNF710 gene encoding zinc finger protein 710, whose protein sequence is MVEAMERFASSGTQTEAVVVLSLAQAAVLGLVSENEFLGGTVNPDSIFSSLAGKLEEDAAAAAAAAELKQPEGGGSPAGPSQGETLEEEEGTEAEASFGKQARRRKRPPVRLVPKVKHERGETEEEEEEEEGGSPEGPASGPGEPGEGSIPEEPCSEPSRKSSTGRVANLNPFGRRSQPPRRAQAQQETSGGTYEERYPSPPQAGLDQAEAFPGGCAFPPGLPSLSGVESQLPASPPEQGKSGSGFAWQEPLEFEAEVPGEPSRKVHMDRLDINVQIDDSYLVEKRWQCRLCEKSYTSKYNLVTHILGHNGIKPHSCPHCSKLFKQPSHLQTHLLTHQGTRPHKCQVCHKAFTQTSHLKRHMLLHTDVKPYSCRFCGRGFAYPSELKAHEGKHESGRCHVCVECGLDFSTLTQLKRHLATHQGPTLYSCTECNKSFHYRSQLQNHTLKHQNVRPFVCTECGMEFSQIHHLKQHSLTHKGVKEFKCEVCGREFTLHANMKRHMLIHTSVRPYQCHICFKTFVQKQTLKTHMIVHSPVKPFKCKVCGKSFNRMYNLLGHMHLHAGSKPFKCPYCSSKFNLKGNLSRHMKVKHGVMDLNLDSQDPMLELAGANPSELDGQQEMDDYEENAYDYGSVGNASGGAALADQTMKEIAYYNML, encoded by the exons ATGGTGGAGGCCATGGAACGTTTCGCCAGCTCCGGGACCCAGACGGAGGCGGTGGTGGTGCTGTCGCTGGCCCAGGCCGCCGTCCTGGGCCTGGTCTCCGAGAATGAGTTCCTGGGAGGCACGGTCAATCCGGACAGCATTTTCTCCAGTTTGGCAGGAAAACTGGAGGAGGACGCAGCCGCCGCAGCCGCCGCCGCTGAACTGAAGCAGCCTGAAGGTGGCGGCAGCCCGGCCGGACCGTCCCAGGGGGAgaccctggaggaggaggaggggacggAGGCGGAGGCCTCCtttgggaaacaggcccggaggaggaagcGGCCCCCCGTGCGCTTGGTGCCGAAGGTGAAGCACGAGAGAGGagagacggaggaggaggaggaagaggaggaagggggcagCCCCGAAGGGCCGGCAAGTGGCCCCggagagccaggggagggcagcatcccGGAGGAGCCGTGCTCGGAGCCAAGCAGGAAGAGCAGCACCGGCAGAGTGGCAAACCTCAACCCGTTCGGCAGGCGGTCGCAGCCCCCGCGAAGGGCCCAAGCGCAGCAGGAGACCTCTGGGGGCACCTACGAGGAACGGTACCCCAGCCCGCCCCAAGCTGGCCTGGACCAGGCAGAGGCCTTCCCCGGGGGCTGCGCCTTCCCGCCCGGCCTGCCGTCCCTGAGTGGCGTGGAGAGCCAGCTGCCGGCCTCCCCCCCGGAGCAAGGCAAGAGTGGGTCTGGCTTTGCCTGGCAGGAACCCCTGGAATTTGAGGCGGAGGTGCCCGGGGAGCCCAGCCGGAAGGTGCACATGGACCGTCTGGACATCAACGTCCAGATCGACGACTCCTACCTGGTGGAGAAGCGCTGGCAGTGCCGCCTGTGCGAGAAGTCCTACACCTCCAAGTACAACCTGGTCACCCACATCCTGGGCCACAACGGCATCAAGCCCCACTCCTGCCCGCACTGCAGCAAGCTCTTCAAGCAGCCCAGCCACCTGCAGACCCACCTGCTGACCCACCAGGGCACGCGGCCCCACAAGTGCCAGGTGTGCCACAAGGCCTTCACCCAGACCAGCCACCTCAAGCGCCACATGCTGCTGCACACGGACGTCAAGCCCTACAGCTGCCGCTTCTGCGGCCGCGGCTTCGCCTACCCCAGCGAGCTGAAGGCCCACGAGGGGAAGCACGAGAGCGGCCGCTGCCACGTGTGCGTGGAGTGCGGCCTGGACTTCTCCACCCTCACCCAGCTCAAGCGCCACCTGGCCACGCACCAGGGCCCCACGCTCTACTCCTGCACCGAGTGCAACAAGTCCTTCCACTACCGCAGCCAGCTGCAGAACCACACCCTCAAGCACCAGAACGTGCGGCCCTTCGTCTGCACCGAGTGCGGCATGGAGTTTAGCCAGATCCACCACCTGAAGCAGCACTCGCTCACCCACAAG GGCGTGAAGGAGTTCAAGTGCGAGGTGTGCGGGAGGGAGTTCACCCTGCATGCGAACATGAAGCGGCACATGCTGATCCACACCAGCGTGCGCCCCTACCAGTGCCACATCTGCTTCAAGACCTTCGTGCAGAAGCAGACCCTCAAGACCCACATGATCGTGCACTCGCCCGTCAAGCCCTTCAAGTGCAAG GTGTGTGGGAAGTCCTTCAACCGCATGTACAACCTCCTGGGCCACATGCACCTGCACGCCGGCAGCAAGCCCTTCAAGTGCCCTTATTGTTCCAGCAAGTTCAACCTGAAGGGGAACCTGAGCCGGCACATGAAAGTCAAGCACGGCGTGATGGACCTCAACCTGGACAGCCAAG ACCCCATGCTGGAGTTGGCAGGCGCCAATCCCTCCGAACTGGACGGGCAGCAGGAGATGGACGACTACGAGGAGAACGCCTACGACTACGGGTCCGTGGGCAACGCCAGCGGTGGGGCTGCTTTGGCGGACCAGACCATGAAGGAGATCGCCTACTACAACATGCTATAG
- the IDH2 gene encoding isocitrate dehydrogenase [NADP], mitochondrial has translation MARYLRSAAVTAATSAAVWPRCPAAALPALVAWPHPPRRHYADHRIKVANPVVEMDGDEMTRIIWTFIKEKLILPNVDLQLKYFDLGLPHRDQTEDQVTIDSALATQKYSVAVKCATITPDEARVEEFKLKKMWKSPNGTIRNILGGTVFREPIVCKNIPRLVPGWTKPITIGRHAHGDQYKATDFVVDKSGTFKMVFVPKDSSGAKEWEVFNFPGGGVGMGMYNTDESIMGFGHSCFQYAIQKKWPLYLSTKNTILKAYDGRFKDIFQEVFDKHYKTEFDKLKIWYEHRLIDDMVAQVLKSAGGFVWACKNYDGDVQSDILAQGFGSLGLMTSVLVCPDGKTIEAEAAHGTVTRHFREHEKGRPTSTNPIASIFAWTRGLQHRGKLDSNPQLIRFAETLERVCVETVESGTMTKDLAGCIHGLSNVKLNEHFVNTTDFLDAIKSNLDRALSKQ, from the exons ATGGCACGCTACCTCCGCTCCGCCGCCGTTACCGCCGCCACCTCCGCCGCCGTCTGGCCTCGCTGCCCGGCCGCCGCGCTCCCCGCGCTCGTCGCCTGGCCTCACCCGCCCCGGCGACACT ATGCCGACCACAGGATCAAGGTGGCCAACCCCGTGGTGGAAATGGACGGGGACGAGATGACCCGTATCATCTGGACCTTCATCAAGGAGAAG CTGATCCTACCTAACGTGGACCTCCAGCTGAAGTACTTTGACCTGGGGCTGCCCCACCGGGACCAGACAGAAGATCAAGTCACCATCGATTCAGCTCTGGCGACTCAGAAGTACAGCGTAGCCGTTAAGTGTGCCACCATCACCCCCGACGAGGCCCGTGTGGAAG AGTTCAAGCTGAAGAAGATGTGGAAGAGCCCCAACGGCACCATCCGGAACATCCTGGGGGGCACCGTTTTCCGAGAGCCCATCGTCTGCAAGAACATCCCACGCCTGGTCCCCGGCTGGACAAAGCCCATCACCATCGGGAGGCACGCTCACGGCGACCAG TACAAGGCCACAGACTTCGTGGTGGATAAATCGGGGACCTTTAAGATGGTTTTCGTGCCCAAAGACAGCAGTGGAGCCAAGGAGTGGGAAGTCTTTAACTTTCCAGGCGGGGGTGTCGGCATGGGCATGTACAACACCGATGAg TCCATCATGGGCTTTGGCCACAGCTGCTTCCAGTATGCCATCCAGAAGAAATGGCCGCTCTACCTGAGTACCAAGAACACCATCCTCAAGGCCTACGATGGGCGGTTCAAGGACATCTTCCAGGAAGTCTTTGACAA gcactacaagaccGAATTCGACAAGCTGAAGATCTGGTACGAGCACCGACTCATTGACGACATGGTGGCCCAGGTGCTGAAGTCGGCTGGCGGCTTCGTCTGGGCTTGCAAGAACTACGACGGGGACGTCCAGTCGGACATCCTGGCCCAAG GCTTTGGCTCCCTGGGCCTCATGACCTCCGTCCTTGTCTGTCCGGATGGGAAGACCATTGAGGCAGAAGCTGCCCACGGCACGGTCACGCGCCACTTCCGGGAGCACGAGAAA GGCCGCCCCACCAGCACCAACCCCATTGCCAGCATCTTCGCCTGGACCAGAGGTCTGCAGCACCGAGGCAAGCTGGACAGCAACCCCCAGCTGATCAG GTTTGCAGAGACGCTGGAGAGGGTCTGCGTGGAGACGGTGGAGAGCGGTACGATGACCAAGGACCTGGCTGGCTGCATCCACGGACTGAGCAA TGTGAAGTTGAACGAGCACTTTGTGAACACGACTGACTTCCTGGACGCCATCAAAAGCAATCTGGATCGAGCTCTGAGCAAGCAGTAG